Proteins found in one Plasmodium chabaudi chabaudi strain AS genome assembly, chromosome: 5 genomic segment:
- a CDS encoding palmitoyltransferase DHHC10, putative → MNDSKNNVQGIRHLLPVMLICFVTIVMYTIFVTFYCFLLLQVNVESQYVDEALLKDGYITLFTFHAILFLMIWSFYKTYNTSPGYVPNTHEWRVEPDVKRIKEREKTGELRYCPYSKVYKPDRSHYCRAIDKTVLKMDHYCPWVANCIGFYNYKFFLLSLLYANICCFYVGINCYSSFPYFYTNPNILFNEVFYLFLEIVLSAVIILIIFPFFLFHLYLTSQNYTTLEFCVLGEKAKQNIYNLGIEENFKQVLGENILTWLLPIGKPKGNGLFYKTL, encoded by the exons atgaacgatagcaaaaataatgtacAAGGAATACGGCATTTATTGCCCGTAATG CTAATCTGTTTTGTAACCATAGTCATGTACACAATATTTGTCACA ttttacTGTTTTTTGTTGTTACAAGTAAATGTCGAAAGCCAATATGTAGACGAAGCATTACTAAAAGACGGATATATAACATTGTTTacat tTCATGCAATATTATTCCTAATGATCTGGTCCTTTTacaaaacatataatacaAGTCCTGGATATGTTCCAA acACCCATGAATGGAGAGTCGAACCAGATGTTAAAAGGATAAAGGAAAGAGAAAAAACAG gTGAACTACGATACTGCCCCTACTCAAAAGTATACAAACCAGATCGATCCCATTATTGCCG AGCGATTGATAAAACTGTTTTAAAGATGGATCACTATTGTCCATGG GTTGCAAATTGCATTGGATTTTACAACTAcaagttttttttactaagTCTCCTTTACGCAAACATATGCTGTTTTTATGTCGGAATAAATTGCTACTCATCTTTCCCCTACTTTTACACTAATCCCAACATACTGTTTAACGaggttttttatttattcctGGAAATTGTTTTATCGGCCGTTATTATATT aATAATTTTCcccttttttctttttcatctatatttaacatcacaaaattatacaacTTTGGAATTTTGTGTG CTCGGTGAAAAGGCTAAgcaaaacatatataacttGGGTATCGAGGAAAACTTTAAGCAAGTTTTG GGTGAGAATATATTAACTTGGTTACTACCCATAGGAAAGCCCAAAGGGAATGgactattttataaaacattataa
- a CDS encoding meiotic recombination protein SPO11-2, putative yields the protein MMKYNATDKEKIFEAIEDFVLYIISWLLNINVDIFKNDANKKYSSSILDKKLVKLSRIVSVVELINNMIIQNKSCTQREIYYKLYNIFNEQCQTNRHIKDVCAILGFPRSSLNIYASEKGCIAGLLTLKKRGEILNISNMEYGLMINDNLLNVDKVESLAHYILIVEKYSLYQKLCEKKMWNTLPLILITGKGFPDYATRKIIFDLVNLFHLECVYVGDYDPYGIRIYLSYKEGCKNNQNAIYPCKDIKWIGMCSEDVNFFPKESLLPLSMKEKHVIQNLLNDKNLYYNSKLRTEIFVMNEKNVKFEIEAFEYVGMEFFVKNYLIRKILRKEWLQ from the exons atgatgaaatataATGCTACTGACAAGGAGAAAATTTTTGAAG CAATAGAAGATTTTGTTCTGTACATAATTTCATGGCTACTAAATATTAAtgttgatatatttaagaatgacgcaaataaaaaatattcgaGTAGCATTTTGGATAAAAAATTGGTCAAGCTAAGTCGAA TTGTATCCGTTGTCGagcttataaataatatgatcaTTCAg aataaaagcTGTACACAACGAGAAATTTATTACAAACTATACAACATTTTCAACGAGCAATGTCAAACCAATAGGCACATAAAG GATGTCTGTGCTATCCTAGGATTCCCAAGATCGTCCTTAAATATTTACGCCTCTGAAAAAG GCTGTATAGCTGGGCTTCTTACACTTAAAAAGAGAGGAGAAATCTTAAATATAAGCAATATgg AATATGGTTTAATGATAAATGATAATCTTTTAAATGTGGACAAAGTAGAAAGTTTAGCTCACTATATACTTATCGTGGAAAAATATTCCCtttatcaaaaattgtgtgaaaaaaaaatgtggaat ACTCTTCccttaattttaataactgGAAAAGGATTCCCAGATTATGCAACAAGGAAAATCATATTTGATCTTGtcaatttatttcatttagaG TGTGTATATGTAGGGGACTATGACCCATATGGGATTcgaatatatttaagttATAAAGAGggatgtaaaaataatcaaaatgcTATATATCCATGTAAGGATATAAAATGGATTGGGATGTGCTCGGAAGATGTGAATTTTTTTCCCAAAGAATCGCTACTACCATTAAGTATGAAAGAAAAACAtgttatacaaaatttactaaatgataaaaatttatattataattcaaaattaaGAACTGAAATTTTTGTAatgaatgaaaaaaatgtaaagtTTGAAATTGAAGCTTTTGAATATGTAGGGATGGAATTCtttgttaaaaattatttgatacgaaaaattttaagaaaAGAATGGTTGCAGTAA
- a CDS encoding centrin-3, putative has translation MITRKSDIVSFTPRPITNRPISSNRRRGRNEITEEQKNEIKEAFDLFDTEKTGKIDYHELKVAIRALGFDIKKADVLELMREYDKTNSGYIDYNDFLDIMTQKISDRDPTEEIIKAFKLFDDDDTGKISLKNLRRVSRELGENLSDDELQAMIDEFDKDMDGEISQEEFLSIMKQTSLY, from the exons ATGATTACCAGAAAAAGTGATATCGTAAGTTTTACACCAAGACCGATTACTAATAGACCCATAAGTAGCAATAGAAGGAGAGGGCGAAATGAAATAACAGAGGagcaaaaaaatgaaataaaggaagcctttgatttatttgataCAGAAAAAACTGGGAAAATTGATTATCATGAATTGAAg GTAGCTATTCGGGCACTCGGttttgatataaaaaaggctGATGTCTTGGAATTGATGAGGgaatatgataaaacaaattcGGGATACATAGACTACAACGATTTTTTAGACataa tgaCACAAAAAATTAGTGATAGAGATCCAACcgaagaaataataaaagcttttaaattatttgatgatgatgatacag gaaaaatatcattaaaaaatttaagaaGAGTTTCCAGAGAATTG GGTGAGAATTTATCAGACGACGAGTTACAAGCCATGATTGATGAGTTTGATAAGGATATGGATGGAGAGATTAGTCAAGAAGAATTTTTAAGTATAATGAAACAAACTAGtctttattaa
- a CDS encoding 60S ribosomal protein L3, putative, whose protein sequence is MSHRKFERPRHGSLGFLPRKRCKRLRGKIRSFPKDNKELAPHFTAFMGYKSGMSHIVREVDKPGSKLHKKEIVEACTIVECAPMVVVGMVGYRETPKGLKVLTAVWANHVSDEFRRRYYKNWYKSDKKAFTKCLNIPEATKEKLYDRIEKYCTILRAICHTQPSKTPLRLKKAHIMEIQINGGHMKDKINFVKELLEKNIPVTNVFNNNEMIDVISVTKGHGTKGVVSRYGVKRLPRKTHRGLRKVACIGAWHPARVQFQVPRHGQKGYFHRTERNKKIYRIGLKKDKNNASTDADITEKKITPMGGFPHYGVVNEDFILLKGCISGTKKRPITLRKTLVPQVSRDALSQVSLKFIDTSSKLGHGRFQTSDEKVKYYGPLKKDLKA, encoded by the coding sequence ATGTCGCATAGAAAGTTTGAAAGGCCTCGTCACGGTTCGTTAGGTTTTTTACCAAGAAAGCGATGCAAAAGATTAAGAGGAAAAATACGATCATTTCCTAAAGATAACAAAGAGCTCGCTCCTCATTTTACAGCCTTTATGGGATATAAATCAGGTATGTCCCATATAGTTAGAGAAGTTGATAAACCTGGATCtaaattacataaaaaagaaattgtTGAAGCATGTACAATTGTTGAATGTGCTCCAATGGTTGTAGTTGGTATGGTTGGATATAGAGAAACCCCAAAAGGTTTAAAAGTTTTGACAGCTGTATGGGCAAATCATGTTTCAGATGAATTTAGAAGaagatattataaaaattggtaTAAATCTGATAAAAAGGCATTTACaaaatgtttaaatattcCTGAAGCTactaaagaaaaattatatgatagaattgaaaaatattgcaCAATTTTAAGAGCCATTTGCCACACCCAACCATCAAAAACACCATTACGTTTAAAGAAAGCCCATATTATggaaattcaaataaacgGAGGCCATAtgaaagataaaataaattttgtaaaagaattattagaaaaaaatataccagTAACAAATGTAttcaataataatgaaatgaTTGATGTTATTAGTGTAACAAAAGGACATGGAACTAAAGGTGTTGTTAGTAGATATGGTGTTAAAAGGTTACCAAGAAAAACACACAGAGGATTACGTAAAGTTGCTTGTATTGGTGCATGGCATCCAGCTCGAGTACAATTTCAAGTACCAAGACATGGTCAAAAAGGTTATTTCCATAGAAcagaaagaaataaaaagattTATAGAATTGGTTtgaaaaaagataaaaataatgcatcTACTGATGCTGATATtactgaaaaaaaaatcacacCAATGGGTGGTTTCCCACATTATGGTGTTGTAAATGAagatttcattttattaaaaggtTGTATATCTGGAACAAAGAAAAGACCAATTACTTTACGAAAAACCTTAGTACCACAAGTTTCGAGAGATGCATTATCACAAGTTTCTCTCAAATTTATAGATACATCATCTAAATTAGGTCATGGAAGATTTCAGACTAGCGATGAAAAAGTTAAATATTATGGTCCTCTTAAGAAAGATTTAAAAGCCTAA
- a CDS encoding DNA-directed RNA polymerase II subunit RPB7, putative produces MYFVIEEWKNVIIKPSQLGPKYQQYIEDMLRNSIEGQCTEKYGYIICVIRIMHSEPGRVQDGTGMIVVKVKYQAIVFKPFKDEVLDAIVTDVNKLGFFAQAGPLKIFISRTAIPKYFEYTEDAHYPCFSSGSHNIKPQTTVRLKLQGIRYDLSNMFAIATINNEYLGCIESNTLQVM; encoded by the exons atgtattttgTCATTGAAGAGTGGAAAAATGTGATTATAAAGCCTAGCCAGTTAGGGCCTAAATATCAGCAGTATATTGAGGATATGCTAAGAAATAGTATTGAAGGTCAATGTActgaaaaatatggataCATTATATGTGTGATTAGGATTATGCATAGTGAACCGGGAAGAGTTCAAGATGGTACAGGAATGATTGTAGTTAAAGTCAAATATCAAGCAATAGTTTTCAAACCATTTAAGGATGAG GTTCTCGATGCAATCGTTACGGACGTAAATAAATTGGGTTTTTTTGCGCAAGCAGGaccattaaaaatatttatatcaagAACTGCTATTCccaaatattttgaatatacgGAAGATGCGCATTACCCTTGTTTTTCATCAGGTAGCCATAATATAAAGCCACAAACAACGGTTCGATTAAAATTACAAGGTATACGATATGATTTATCAAATATGTTTGCAATTGCTActattaataatgaatatctTGGATGTATAGAATCAAATACATTGCAAGTTATGTAG